A single Lysinibacter sp. HNR DNA region contains:
- a CDS encoding Ig-like domain repeat protein, with amino-acid sequence MYLFPPTSAAHSPRKTRTVRTALATVATIALLLPQTPAHATTGNQDVSGGSVAWKMKDSWYDYILAGNNTITPKPAPDGRSQFDPVVGTVDRSSRSANLTAEGSVRYQRWFGNPTGEATIDVTLSALRISYANGSGTITVDATGNAGTVPQGSQADIRLVNLTSARFDTAPNGDTTITFEGIFPAGVGTRITGFTLYEGQAMSPLTVSLPGLVSGTPTATALALTSEPASEAIEGEEVSLRAVVTPHAAGTVAFADGSTDLGRASVIDGTAALRTSALAVGSRSLTATFEPENSGAYRSATARHAGFTVNPSEQNRIDSQITVALGTTAPVLLGSEVSLTARVQPGDTPGNVTFFTTPESTGVRQELTTAPVNSGTASTTVSTLPAGGNTITAEFQPTNTSFTRGSQSDQSARIGIVDLTAGDIPTPGADALPITGASASWAFSKYFANRNIPWQIVEAPLSVTAGTWNLSEGAGLSDGNVAQIRFPGSILSNVWGYTTRYSNPELTVTARGTGFWTAEIATYCSAGTGPVFCAITPPEDIPVTERVVLATFDSAQGLTGPGTHNAARAILAYEGVTGLGTWAREQDAGFHNQFLWRIPALERGYYQASGSAADAEKRPEPVHFDFEWREKTATTLTLAAPGDEPLLGTDPVRLTASVKPAHSAGSVEFYTTSEATGVETSLGTAPVNEGSAVLNTTALVAGGHKIKAVFTPTDQTTTLGATTERSQYLGIVDITQPDPRVLGSDARAISGVSARWDWSEYSVWNPAWQKSASDSISVQGETYALSNGHGTADDHTAIITFPGTMRMSSYASYLNPPFGSWIEVFNPTLTLNRDGSGTWTGTVRSSETTGWTRASAGGGRGENTGGGRSESNSGVRAESAGGGRAESTGRIRTSAQETRVTLLTFSAATGLPANGETGTVEIPFDFAGTVAPGTWQEGFSDAWHSSFIATLPAGIRPFYFNSGLNIDGRKAPLPLTLNLTWPASSITVGPGIPAPGTPGTRSPQDSERPGRDTGSGNPTDRIQREGRPAATHSTDKLTTTGSDPAGTLLIASLLLALIGGSFLRHRRA; translated from the coding sequence ATGTACCTCTTCCCCCCGACATCCGCAGCGCACTCCCCCAGAAAAACTCGCACCGTCCGCACGGCACTCGCCACAGTTGCGACCATTGCCCTCCTCCTTCCCCAAACCCCCGCACACGCCACAACCGGCAACCAGGATGTTAGCGGAGGCAGCGTTGCCTGGAAAATGAAAGACAGCTGGTACGACTACATCCTGGCGGGAAACAACACAATCACCCCGAAACCCGCACCCGACGGCAGATCTCAATTTGACCCCGTTGTCGGCACGGTTGATCGGTCATCCCGGAGCGCTAACCTCACCGCGGAGGGTTCGGTGCGATACCAGCGATGGTTTGGAAACCCCACGGGAGAAGCCACCATTGACGTGACCCTCTCCGCGCTACGTATCAGCTACGCAAACGGCTCGGGCACCATTACCGTCGACGCGACGGGAAACGCCGGAACCGTTCCGCAAGGGTCCCAGGCAGATATCCGACTGGTCAACCTCACCTCAGCCCGCTTCGACACAGCTCCAAACGGTGACACAACAATCACGTTTGAGGGAATTTTCCCCGCGGGCGTGGGAACTCGCATAACCGGATTCACCCTCTACGAGGGCCAGGCCATGTCACCACTCACGGTGTCTCTCCCGGGGCTTGTCAGCGGCACACCCACCGCCACGGCTCTTGCACTCACCTCCGAGCCCGCCAGCGAGGCGATCGAGGGAGAGGAGGTTTCGCTTCGGGCCGTCGTCACGCCCCACGCCGCCGGGACGGTTGCGTTTGCAGACGGTTCCACCGACCTGGGCAGGGCATCCGTTATCGACGGCACGGCCGCTCTGCGCACATCAGCCCTCGCGGTCGGCAGCCGCTCCCTGACGGCCACCTTCGAACCGGAGAATAGCGGGGCCTACCGATCGGCAACGGCACGCCATGCCGGTTTTACCGTGAATCCGAGCGAACAAAACCGAATCGACTCCCAGATCACCGTTGCCCTCGGCACAACAGCACCCGTACTCCTCGGCAGCGAGGTTTCCCTCACTGCGCGGGTTCAACCCGGTGACACCCCCGGAAACGTTACCTTCTTCACAACACCGGAGAGCACCGGGGTGCGGCAGGAGCTTACAACGGCTCCGGTGAATTCGGGCACGGCATCAACCACGGTTTCCACACTCCCCGCGGGCGGAAACACGATCACGGCGGAGTTCCAACCCACCAACACCAGCTTCACCCGCGGGTCGCAGAGTGATCAATCCGCGCGGATCGGGATAGTGGATCTCACGGCAGGAGACATCCCCACACCTGGAGCGGACGCGCTTCCCATTACCGGTGCAAGCGCCTCCTGGGCCTTCTCCAAGTACTTCGCCAACCGAAACATTCCATGGCAGATTGTCGAGGCTCCCCTCAGCGTGACCGCGGGAACCTGGAACCTGAGCGAGGGAGCGGGCCTCTCCGATGGCAACGTCGCCCAGATTCGCTTCCCTGGATCGATACTGAGCAATGTCTGGGGTTACACAACCCGCTACAGCAACCCCGAACTCACCGTTACAGCGAGGGGAACGGGATTCTGGACGGCCGAAATTGCAACCTACTGCTCAGCCGGGACCGGACCGGTGTTCTGCGCCATTACTCCCCCCGAAGACATTCCCGTCACCGAACGGGTCGTCCTGGCAACGTTTGATTCCGCGCAAGGCCTCACCGGCCCGGGGACACACAACGCGGCACGAGCAATACTCGCCTACGAGGGGGTCACCGGCCTGGGAACCTGGGCCCGCGAACAGGACGCAGGTTTCCACAACCAATTCCTCTGGCGCATACCGGCCCTCGAGCGAGGCTACTACCAGGCCTCCGGCTCGGCAGCCGACGCGGAAAAACGTCCGGAGCCGGTTCACTTCGATTTCGAGTGGAGAGAAAAAACGGCAACCACACTGACCCTCGCCGCACCCGGTGACGAACCCCTGCTCGGCACCGATCCCGTGCGCCTCACCGCCTCCGTAAAACCCGCACACAGCGCGGGCAGCGTGGAGTTCTACACCACCAGCGAGGCAACCGGAGTTGAAACTAGCCTGGGCACCGCCCCGGTTAACGAGGGCTCGGCCGTGCTCAACACCACCGCTCTTGTGGCTGGCGGACACAAAATAAAAGCCGTATTTACTCCCACAGACCAGACAACAACGCTCGGAGCCACAACCGAAAGGTCACAGTACCTGGGCATCGTTGACATCACCCAACCAGACCCTCGCGTGCTGGGAAGCGACGCCAGGGCGATCAGTGGAGTCAGCGCCCGCTGGGACTGGTCCGAGTACAGCGTATGGAACCCGGCCTGGCAAAAATCGGCCAGCGACTCCATCTCCGTGCAGGGAGAAACCTATGCGTTGAGTAACGGACACGGCACGGCAGACGACCACACGGCGATCATCACGTTTCCCGGAACCATGAGGATGTCCTCCTACGCGTCGTACCTCAACCCGCCCTTCGGCTCGTGGATCGAGGTTTTCAATCCCACCCTCACGCTCAACCGTGACGGATCGGGAACGTGGACGGGAACCGTGCGCAGCTCCGAAACGACCGGGTGGACCCGCGCGAGTGCCGGAGGGGGTCGGGGCGAGAACACCGGAGGGGGTCGTTCCGAAAGCAACAGCGGGGTTCGCGCCGAGAGTGCCGGAGGGGGTCGCGCCGAGAGCACCGGCAGAATCCGCACCTCCGCGCAGGAAACCCGGGTGACCCTCCTGACTTTTAGCGCCGCAACCGGACTGCCCGCAAACGGGGAGACCGGGACCGTAGAGATTCCCTTCGATTTTGCCGGAACCGTGGCTCCCGGAACCTGGCAGGAGGGTTTTTCCGATGCGTGGCACAGCAGCTTTATCGCGACCCTGCCCGCTGGAATTCGCCCGTTCTATTTTAATAGCGGACTCAACATCGACGGTCGAAAGGCGCCCCTACCCCTGACGCTCAACCTGACGTGGCCCGCGTCTTCAATCACGGTAGGACCCGGTATTCCCGCCCCGGGCACCCCGGGCACCAGGTCTCCCCAAGACTCGGAGAGACCGGGCAGAGACACCGGATCGGGCAATCCAACCGATAGAATCCAGCGTGAAGGGCGCCCGGCAGCGACCCACAGCACCGACAAACTCACCACAACGGGTTCCGACCCGGCTGGCACCCTGCTCATCGCGAGCCTGCTACTGGCCTTGATCGGGGGTTCGTTCCTCCGGCATCGGCGCGCGTAA
- a CDS encoding carbohydrate ABC transporter permease: protein MTSTMSPQVSTGIEKKPAAATPGSLTPRARIGRTTKYVLLLLFVIVVLMPVYVLIVTSLKPPGDVNPATSWGLPVRWPWEPITPGGPTGLDNWSAAWTALAPALGRTFLLAIPAALVSSFLGSLNGFVLSRWRFPHANIVFTLILFGMFIPYQAIMTPLVQMKTTLGMPSTISTLLIVHIIYGLPICTLIFRNYYVSIPGELMEASRVDGAGMLRTYASIVLPLSLPGFVVTIIWQFTSAWNDFLFAMFLSDTANGPVSLALNNLAQGAQLANYGAAMAGALIASLPTLLVYIILGKYFIGGLMSGSVKS, encoded by the coding sequence ATGACCAGCACCATGTCACCTCAGGTGAGCACGGGTATCGAGAAGAAACCCGCCGCCGCAACCCCCGGCTCACTCACTCCCCGCGCCCGAATCGGACGCACCACCAAGTATGTGCTCCTTCTTCTCTTTGTGATTGTTGTGTTGATGCCGGTGTATGTTCTCATCGTGACGAGCCTGAAACCTCCCGGCGATGTTAACCCCGCTACCTCGTGGGGACTTCCGGTGCGTTGGCCTTGGGAACCGATTACCCCCGGAGGGCCCACCGGCCTCGACAACTGGTCGGCGGCGTGGACGGCCCTGGCCCCCGCCCTGGGCCGCACGTTCCTCCTGGCCATTCCCGCAGCCCTGGTCTCGTCGTTCCTCGGATCGCTGAACGGGTTTGTTCTGTCGCGCTGGCGTTTCCCACACGCCAATATTGTGTTTACCCTCATCCTGTTTGGAATGTTCATCCCGTATCAGGCCATCATGACGCCGCTGGTGCAGATGAAAACCACGCTCGGTATGCCGAGCACCATCAGCACCCTGCTCATCGTGCACATCATCTACGGTTTGCCGATCTGTACCCTGATTTTCCGCAACTACTACGTGAGCATCCCGGGAGAGCTCATGGAAGCCTCGCGAGTGGATGGCGCGGGCATGCTCCGCACCTACGCCTCCATTGTGCTGCCCCTGTCACTGCCGGGATTTGTGGTAACGATCATCTGGCAGTTCACAAGCGCGTGGAACGACTTCTTGTTTGCGATGTTCCTGTCGGACACCGCAAACGGACCGGTCTCACTGGCCCTGAACAACCTTGCGCAGGGTGCGCAACTGGCCAATTACGGTGCGGCAATGGCGGGTGCCCTCATTGCGTCGCTCCCCACGCTGCTGGTGTACATCATCCTTGGAAAGTACTTTATTGGCGGGTTGATGAGCGGATCGGTGAAGAGCTAG
- a CDS encoding sugar ABC transporter permease: MRKGIKNWGPPLLLVSPTIVILGIFVYGLIAANIQVSMSNRHGLAPATEFVGLDNYIELLSEDRFLHSLLNLAVFTVVFIAGTMVFGFIWAWLLDKGVRAEGIFRSIYLFPMAISFVASGVVWRWLLNSAEGDRASGLNRIFETFGLGFLQNSWWNEPIWGMAAIAMPAIWQLSGYIMALFLAGFRGIPDELREAARMDGASEWKLYRHVVFPQLSPIALSALIIVSHMSLKVFDLIMSITKAIYQTEVPATYMWVTLTSNDYAKSAAIATVLLILASVLIVPYLIYTSRSERGTR, encoded by the coding sequence GTGCGCAAGGGAATCAAGAATTGGGGTCCACCACTCTTATTGGTGTCGCCCACCATCGTCATCCTGGGAATCTTTGTGTACGGCCTGATCGCGGCCAACATTCAGGTTTCTATGTCAAACCGTCACGGTCTTGCGCCCGCCACCGAGTTTGTGGGCCTCGACAACTACATTGAACTGTTGAGCGAGGATCGTTTTCTCCACTCGCTGCTCAACCTGGCTGTGTTTACGGTGGTTTTCATCGCGGGAACCATGGTCTTTGGCTTTATCTGGGCATGGCTGCTCGATAAGGGAGTGCGGGCCGAGGGAATCTTCCGCTCCATCTACCTCTTTCCCATGGCCATTTCGTTTGTGGCTTCCGGTGTGGTGTGGCGTTGGCTCCTCAACAGCGCCGAGGGAGACCGGGCATCCGGCCTCAATAGAATCTTCGAGACGTTCGGCCTGGGTTTTCTGCAAAACTCCTGGTGGAACGAACCCATCTGGGGCATGGCGGCCATAGCAATGCCCGCCATTTGGCAGCTTTCCGGATACATTATGGCGCTGTTTCTTGCCGGTTTCCGCGGCATCCCCGATGAGCTTCGCGAGGCGGCGCGAATGGATGGGGCGAGCGAGTGGAAACTCTACCGTCACGTGGTTTTCCCCCAGCTCAGCCCGATTGCGCTCTCAGCCCTGATCATCGTGAGCCACATGTCGCTAAAGGTCTTCGACTTGATCATGTCGATCACAAAGGCCATCTACCAAACAGAGGTTCCCGCCACCTACATGTGGGTGACGCTCACCTCAAACGACTACGCCAAGTCCGCCGCGATTGCCACGGTTCTGCTGATTCTAGCCTCCGTTCTGATCGTTCCCTACCTGATTTACACGTCGCGCTCTGAGAGGGGAACACGATGA
- a CDS encoding ABC transporter substrate-binding protein, with the protein MRKRLSILAGAAALGLVLAGCSSDGGSKNANQVEVFTWWASGSEKVGLDALVGVFNEQYPDIEFVNAAVAGGAGSNAKAALASRLESNNPPDSFQAHAGAELSDYIAAGQLQDLSGFYTENNLNDVFPTSLIEQITVDGKIYSVPSNIHRANVTWVNTGLLSDAGIDPTEAPADIDAWLADMKTLQDSGVDTPLALGTEWTQMQLLENVLLANLGADGYSGLWDGTTAWDSDGVKKSVSQYAELLSYANTDFAGLDWDAATQIVIDGNAAYNVMGDWAEAAFTQAGQTFGKEYEAWPTPGTAGVFDFLADSFTLPVGAPHEAQAKDWLTTVSSSAGQQAFNLAKGSIPARTDVDASEYGDYQQTAIESFAEDTVVSSLAHGAAAPIAWSADISSAVGKFGSDKNQQALITALVAAANKAQS; encoded by the coding sequence ATGCGTAAAAGATTATCCATATTGGCCGGTGCTGCCGCACTGGGCCTCGTGCTGGCAGGATGTTCGTCTGATGGCGGCTCCAAGAATGCAAACCAGGTTGAGGTTTTTACCTGGTGGGCTTCCGGATCCGAAAAAGTTGGTCTAGACGCGCTCGTGGGCGTTTTTAACGAACAATACCCCGACATCGAGTTTGTGAACGCGGCGGTGGCGGGTGGTGCCGGCTCAAACGCTAAGGCTGCGCTAGCCTCGCGCCTCGAATCGAACAACCCACCGGATTCCTTCCAGGCCCACGCCGGTGCAGAGCTCTCCGACTACATCGCGGCCGGTCAGCTACAGGATCTGAGCGGCTTTTACACCGAGAACAACCTCAACGATGTTTTTCCCACGTCGCTTATTGAGCAGATCACGGTCGATGGAAAAATTTATTCGGTGCCCAGCAATATCCACCGCGCAAACGTCACGTGGGTAAACACCGGCCTGCTCTCCGACGCTGGCATCGACCCCACAGAGGCCCCCGCCGACATTGATGCGTGGCTTGCCGACATGAAAACGCTTCAAGACTCGGGAGTTGACACCCCGCTGGCTCTCGGCACCGAGTGGACCCAGATGCAGCTACTCGAAAACGTGCTGCTTGCCAATCTGGGTGCCGACGGCTACTCCGGCCTGTGGGACGGTACAACAGCCTGGGACAGCGACGGGGTAAAAAAATCCGTGAGTCAGTACGCAGAGCTACTGTCCTACGCAAATACCGACTTCGCAGGGTTGGACTGGGACGCCGCAACGCAGATTGTGATTGACGGTAACGCGGCCTACAACGTCATGGGCGACTGGGCAGAAGCCGCATTCACCCAGGCTGGACAGACCTTCGGTAAAGAGTACGAGGCATGGCCCACTCCCGGAACTGCGGGCGTCTTTGACTTCCTCGCCGACTCCTTCACCCTGCCGGTGGGTGCCCCGCACGAGGCGCAGGCAAAAGACTGGCTCACCACGGTGAGTTCGTCTGCGGGTCAGCAGGCCTTCAACCTGGCCAAGGGCTCTATCCCCGCCCGTACCGATGTTGACGCGTCTGAGTACGGCGACTATCAGCAGACCGCCATCGAATCGTTTGCCGAGGACACCGTGGTGAGCTCCCTCGCTCACGGTGCCGCCGCTCCCATCGCGTGGTCCGCCGATATCTCCTCGGCGGTTGGCAAATTTGGTTCGGATAAAAACCAGCAAGCCCTGATCACGGCGCTCGTGGCCGCGGCCAACAAGGCTCAGAGCTAG
- a CDS encoding LacI family DNA-binding transcriptional regulator yields the protein MTNNNKLPAPKRDVFGARGRSRATMKDVAALAGVGLSTVSRVVNGDPRVSDAKTAAVLKAIGHLGFRRNDSARQLRVGATQSIGLLIENVVDPFFSHLTQAVENYAFERDTLLLSASSTRDPERARRLVLAFCARRVDGLIVTPVDSTDSGYLQAELDAGIPIVCVDRPAVGIDADTVLSDGRGGAYKGVAHLIAHGHRRIACFTDRGAVYTAQQRVDGYRDALASAGIPYDPALVYSNTPDNEVFGAALRDMLSLDDPPTAIFTGNNRSTIVLLQELAHVENRLALVGFDDFELSDAVVPGVTVVAQDPTEMGKSAAEQLFRRIDGDTGASRMIVLGTTLIARGSGEIVPPAQP from the coding sequence ATGACAAACAACAACAAGCTGCCCGCCCCAAAACGTGATGTTTTTGGTGCCCGAGGTCGGTCGCGGGCCACCATGAAAGACGTGGCGGCTCTTGCCGGTGTTGGTCTTTCGACGGTGTCACGGGTGGTTAACGGAGACCCCAGGGTGAGCGACGCCAAGACGGCTGCCGTGCTCAAGGCCATCGGTCACCTGGGGTTTCGGCGTAATGATTCGGCTCGACAACTGCGGGTTGGGGCGACCCAGAGCATCGGGTTATTGATAGAAAATGTGGTTGACCCGTTTTTCTCGCACCTCACTCAGGCGGTGGAGAACTACGCGTTTGAGCGGGATACCCTTCTGCTCAGCGCATCTTCGACGCGAGACCCGGAGCGCGCTCGGAGGTTGGTACTGGCTTTTTGCGCCCGCAGGGTAGACGGGCTGATCGTGACCCCCGTGGATTCGACCGATAGCGGTTATCTTCAGGCTGAGCTTGACGCGGGGATTCCCATTGTGTGTGTTGACAGGCCGGCTGTGGGCATTGACGCGGACACGGTTCTCAGCGACGGGAGGGGAGGGGCATATAAGGGTGTTGCGCACCTTATTGCGCACGGGCATCGGCGCATTGCTTGCTTTACCGATCGCGGCGCTGTCTACACTGCGCAGCAGCGGGTGGACGGATATCGAGATGCCTTGGCCAGCGCTGGAATCCCCTATGATCCTGCGCTTGTGTACTCTAACACCCCTGATAATGAGGTGTTTGGCGCTGCGCTTCGCGACATGCTTTCTCTGGATGATCCGCCCACCGCAATTTTCACCGGAAACAACCGTTCGACAATTGTGCTGCTTCAGGAGCTTGCCCACGTCGAAAATCGCCTGGCTCTGGTGGGGTTTGATGATTTTGAGCTTTCGGACGCTGTTGTTCCCGGGGTAACGGTGGTGGCTCAAGACCCCACGGAGATGGGAAAATCAGCCGCTGAACAGCTTTTTCGCCGCATTGATGGAGATACCGGAGCATCGCGGATGATCGTTTTGGGTACCACGCTCATCGCGCGGGGGTCGGGGGAAATTGTGCCGCCCGCCCAACCGTAA
- a CDS encoding ATP-binding cassette domain-containing protein encodes MAHPSSRSLITNNLCARYPDRTVFNDVNLRVAPGNKLGLIGENGSGKSTLLRILAGHQQPDAGNFSNPHETVYVAQDPVFPSGYTVANVFTEALAVSHRAVAEVERLGARLATVPQNSVEYDDLARAYAEALEWANDHDAWNAERRAELTAHNLGVSELPRATSVAQLSGGQRSRLALAAALTRVPGLLLLDEPTNHLDDAACGILSRYLADFSGILIVASHDRSFLQESCTELYDLDAGYLGVDGQGGRFFTGSFAEYLEMKVSSRARWEREFREQQEEIERLTVLAQGVGVRVAQGRGPRDNDKFIYKFKGANVDRAAARRVRSAQQQRELLEQKRIPEPPLPLQLNADLGGISEGEGNAIEVSNLFVAGRLTLPKLLLPSGKKLLVTGPNGSGKSTLLEVLAGELPVTSGTVRVRGRVGILSQNVRIAEPTRSVAEAFEHETKRDAGLLRHLGLLHERDHSRPVGTLSLGQQKRLSLAILVAQQAEVVLLDEPTNHLSLSLVDELEEALRVSPVTAVVVSHDRWLRRRWSGRELELR; translated from the coding sequence ATGGCTCACCCCTCTTCGCGCTCGCTTATCACCAATAATCTGTGTGCGCGCTACCCAGACCGTACCGTTTTTAATGATGTTAACCTGCGGGTTGCTCCCGGAAACAAACTCGGATTGATCGGCGAAAACGGTTCTGGAAAATCAACCCTGCTACGCATCCTCGCCGGGCATCAACAGCCGGATGCCGGCAACTTTTCAAACCCCCACGAAACCGTTTACGTCGCACAAGACCCGGTTTTCCCCTCCGGTTACACCGTTGCGAATGTTTTTACCGAGGCGCTAGCTGTCTCTCACAGGGCAGTTGCCGAAGTGGAGCGATTGGGTGCGCGGTTGGCGACTGTGCCCCAGAACAGTGTTGAATACGACGATCTCGCCCGGGCGTATGCGGAAGCTCTCGAGTGGGCCAACGACCACGATGCCTGGAATGCAGAGCGCCGCGCGGAGCTTACCGCGCACAACCTGGGCGTCTCCGAACTGCCGCGTGCGACGTCGGTGGCACAGCTGTCGGGAGGTCAGCGCTCGCGGTTAGCGTTAGCCGCAGCCCTGACCCGGGTGCCCGGGCTGTTACTGCTTGATGAGCCGACGAATCACCTTGATGATGCTGCGTGCGGGATACTGTCTCGATATCTTGCCGATTTTAGCGGAATACTCATTGTGGCAAGCCACGATCGTAGCTTTCTGCAGGAGAGCTGCACGGAGCTCTACGACCTAGACGCCGGTTACCTTGGTGTTGATGGGCAGGGCGGAAGGTTTTTTACGGGCTCTTTCGCGGAATACCTGGAGATGAAAGTTTCTTCGCGAGCTAGGTGGGAGCGAGAGTTCAGGGAGCAGCAGGAAGAGATTGAGCGTCTCACCGTACTGGCGCAGGGCGTTGGTGTGAGGGTTGCGCAGGGCCGTGGCCCGCGTGACAACGACAAGTTTATTTACAAGTTCAAAGGGGCAAACGTCGATCGAGCGGCGGCTAGACGTGTGCGTTCGGCTCAGCAGCAGCGTGAGCTCCTGGAGCAAAAACGTATACCGGAGCCTCCGTTACCGCTGCAATTGAATGCCGATCTGGGCGGGATCTCCGAGGGTGAGGGAAACGCAATTGAAGTAAGTAATCTGTTTGTTGCGGGACGATTGACCCTTCCAAAATTGTTGTTACCCAGTGGCAAAAAATTGTTGGTGACGGGACCAAACGGTTCGGGAAAGTCAACCCTGCTTGAGGTTCTTGCGGGTGAGCTGCCGGTAACATCGGGGACGGTTCGGGTGCGTGGGCGAGTGGGGATTTTGAGTCAAAATGTCCGAATCGCGGAGCCCACACGCAGCGTGGCTGAGGCTTTTGAGCATGAGACCAAGCGTGACGCGGGGTTGCTGAGACACCTGGGCTTATTACACGAACGGGACCACAGTCGCCCCGTTGGGACGCTCAGTCTGGGGCAGCAGAAACGACTGTCCCTCGCAATTCTTGTGGCGCAGCAGGCGGAGGTGGTGCTGCTTGATGAGCCCACAAACCACTTATCGCTCAGCCTGGTTGACGAGCTGGAGGAAGCGCTGCGTGTCAGCCCGGTGACAGCTGTTGTGGTGAGCCACGATCGGTGGCTGCGGCGACGCTGGTCGGGGCGCGAGCTTGAGCTGCGATAG
- a CDS encoding ABC transporter ATP-binding protein: protein MITESSAIKIDNLTVIRGKVTALNTVSLSVPRGRITGLLGPSGCGKTTLMRSIVGVQSLSSGTIRVLGLPAGDRKLRSEIGYVTQAPSVYDDLNVRQNLNYFRRILGAPESDVDRVLSATALEDRADALVASLSGGQRSRASLAVALMGSPRLLVLDEPTVGLDPLLRNDLWAIFHELRDNGMTIIVSSHVMDEAVRCDDLVLLRDGQVLSTGTPTELLASTGTTTVDDAFVTLVKNRAQKPTTSEGGDRS, encoded by the coding sequence GTGATCACTGAAAGCTCTGCGATTAAGATCGACAACCTCACGGTTATTCGCGGTAAGGTTACCGCGCTTAATACGGTGTCGCTCTCGGTTCCACGCGGACGCATCACGGGGTTACTTGGTCCCAGCGGTTGTGGAAAAACCACGCTGATGCGCTCTATCGTGGGGGTTCAGTCACTCTCCTCCGGCACCATCCGGGTGCTTGGATTACCCGCGGGCGACCGCAAGCTCCGCTCCGAAATTGGCTACGTAACACAGGCACCGAGTGTTTATGACGACCTGAACGTACGTCAAAATCTCAATTATTTTCGCCGGATTCTGGGCGCACCCGAATCCGATGTTGATCGAGTGCTCAGCGCAACCGCTCTTGAAGACAGGGCGGATGCACTGGTGGCATCGCTCTCGGGCGGACAGCGTAGCCGGGCCTCACTTGCCGTGGCTCTGATGGGTTCTCCCCGGCTTCTCGTATTAGACGAGCCAACAGTGGGCCTTGACCCGCTGCTCCGCAACGACCTCTGGGCTATCTTTCATGAGCTCAGAGACAACGGCATGACCATTATCGTGTCAAGCCACGTGATGGATGAGGCGGTTCGCTGCGACGACCTGGTTTTGCTGCGCGATGGACAGGTGCTTTCCACGGGCACACCGACGGAACTCCTCGCATCCACCGGCACCACCACCGTCGATGATGCCTTTGTCACCCTGGTAAAAAACAGGGCACAAAAACCCACAACCTCAGAGGGAGGGGATCGATCATGA
- a CDS encoding ABC transporter permease has translation MSLSRTLATTGRVLNQIRHDPRTIAMLLIVPSLLIGLLAWVFDDTRVFQQVGPAMIALFPFIVMFLITSISTLRERRSGTLERLLTMPLGKGDYILGYAVAFALLATLQSTIAVAFAVWVCGLDVSGSVWLLVAVAITDAILGSSLGLFASAFARTEFQVVQFMPVFVFPQILLGGILVPRDQMPDVLQTISDWLPLSHAVDAIAAVSTGSEDTNYVLGRLAIIGAFILGALVLGSLTLRRRTA, from the coding sequence ATGAGCCTCTCCCGCACACTCGCAACAACGGGTCGTGTTCTCAATCAGATTCGGCACGACCCTCGAACGATAGCGATGCTCCTCATCGTTCCCAGCCTCCTGATCGGACTCCTGGCGTGGGTTTTTGACGATACCCGCGTCTTCCAGCAGGTGGGTCCCGCGATGATTGCGCTTTTCCCCTTCATCGTCATGTTTCTCATCACGAGCATATCCACCCTGCGGGAGCGGCGCTCCGGCACTCTGGAACGGCTACTCACCATGCCGCTCGGCAAAGGCGACTACATACTCGGTTACGCAGTCGCGTTTGCGCTCCTCGCCACCCTGCAAAGCACCATTGCGGTGGCGTTTGCCGTGTGGGTGTGCGGACTGGACGTCTCGGGCTCAGTCTGGCTTCTGGTTGCGGTGGCAATAACGGACGCGATCCTCGGAAGCAGCCTGGGGCTCTTTGCGAGCGCATTTGCTCGCACCGAGTTTCAGGTGGTTCAATTCATGCCCGTTTTTGTTTTCCCACAGATCCTCCTCGGAGGGATACTGGTTCCCCGAGACCAGATGCCCGACGTGCTCCAAACAATCTCCGATTGGTTGCCGCTCTCTCACGCGGTTGACGCCATTGCGGCAGTCTCAACCGGGTCGGAAGACACCAACTATGTGCTTGGACGCCTCGCCATCATTGGCGCGTTTATCTTGGGGGCACTCGTTTTGGGCTCGCTCACGCTTCGCCGCCGCACCGCCTAA